GGACTGTATTTCCCTTGAGTTTTCATTGAACCAATGTGTTTGGTTCAAGCCTGAGTGGCTGTGAAGCATTATGGCTAACTCCGTGGCCTTTCTGAAAAGCTAGGGGCAGGGTAGGCCACACAGGCCAATTTCCTGAAGCTTCTAAGCACGTATAGTTCCTTCTTCATTACTTGAAAGCTTCACAGACCTTTCCCCATTCCAGTTGAAATGTAACAGTTTAGTCTTGGTTTTCTTACTAAAGAGTTAGAATGACTTCTGACAATTCCTTTGGTATGGCTGAACTTAAGTCAAGTAAGGCAGGAGCAAAATGATGAGGTCAAAAGGCCACAGGAGGACAGGTTGGTGGGAGGCATGGCTTCTAATTCTGATTTTGCCCATTTGGGGCAGTGACATTGGGTGGtaaataattccttttctttgtaCCTCAGTTGACTCATCTTTAAACAAGAGTTGGGCTACCTAACCTCTCGAAAAGATGACCCTACATCTTGGGAAGCTGGGATagtctcaatttttgtttgttatcCTGTTGTTATTAATAGTACCCTCTTTCTCTTAAAGACAGAGCTCCAGTTTGGACTATATATTATGGTGTCACCCTACCTGTTAGATACATACTACTTTATTAGATGATGATTCCTCCTTCTATCAGAGGTAACCTAAACAGACATTAAGTTTGGTAGACTTCAGAGGACTACAGGATGGGAATAATATACTATGGGATAAACGTCTTTAGAATTCTCTGGTTACCTGTCCTCCCAGAACCCGCTTTAACTTGTGGGACTATCCGGACAGTATGTTAGGACATGGAGGCTACTTGCTCAGGGGAAATTAGAGTTAAGGCAGTTTCctcagatgatttaaaaaaaatcctacaactaattttgctttataaaatgcCCTGGACTAGTGGCTCCCAATTTTgactgcatattagaatcatctAGGAGTTATTAAGAAAAACAGGTACCgggcccttcccctccccctgccagatAAATTACATTAGAATCCCTTGAAGTAGAGCCCAGGCAACAGTAGTTTTAaaagttctccaggtgattctaatgtacagccaGCATTAAGACTCAACAGACTAGACAAAAATATTGCATTTCTGATCAATCTCTCTATCAAATTATGAGGGATAACAGCAAGCTCATAAAATATCTTTCACATGTTTTGGCACTGAAATCCCAAATTTTAAAGGCCAGTTATGCAATTTATGCTTTCCTTAAGTGGTTTTCTAATCTTGGACATTGacaaaacacccaaatataaaatcaaaaggaACATTTTAAGTCAATTGCATCTTGACTTGGTTTGTCTAATTCAGCCATTGGCATGATTGGGACATGGCTCTCCATTAAAGACAATTCTTGATTTTTGATGATTTCCATGACTGCCTGTTAGGCTTACCACCAAGGGAGGGGACAGGGATTAGAGAGGGCAGACTCACGAAACAccagtccccccctcccccatataGCACTTTGTTACCAGCTGGAAGTAGGAGAGTAGGAGATTGAACTTATTACTGAGAATGATTCATTCTTTCATTACAAAAACATAAGAGTTTGCCTCAAAGTTCTAAGCTAACCACAACAAGTAACTAACCAGATACCTCCCACCCCCAAGAGATTACAATATTGATTTGCCATCTGGTGGGGTAAGACTTAAAGGCAATAAAATATACACACCTGTTGACATGTTGCATTATATTTCCAGGCCAAGCCAATTGGACCTTTAACTGACCTCTGTGTTCAACAAAAAAGTCAACTAATGTCCTGGTAACAGTTGCTGAAGTGTGGAAGAAAAATGCAGGGATCCAAAGAATGGCCCCATCGAGCTTTTTTAAACTCAGGAAAAAGTTGTTACGGTCCTGAATGGTCAAAAGATTGTTGTAATATTTTTCCAGAATGCTGGGGTTGAAGGTGGTAAGGTTGGTTTTCCTTCCAACATCTCTTTGGAAAGCCTCCGTAGGGGCAAAATTGCAACGGAAAACAAAATCTGACTTATCTATTTCTTGTCCACACCGGCTCCCTGTCAGGATCCCACTATTTCCAACCACAgcacaaatattaaaatgcttaTTCACAATGGGTGACACATCTGGAAGCAGTGATCGGAAGTTATTGCTAATAGAGAAAACATATTTATGGCTGGAATAATCATAGTGCATCAGTTGTCCGATCCGAACACTATTCTtggtcaaagaaaaattttttattacatcGACATGCTGAAGAATTTCTTgcctaaaatgaaaagaaattcattaaaTGCATCCCATTCAAAAGAATTGATTTTCCATCTTATGTCTTATGCTGCCATTTCATTCAGACAAGAATCGTAGGCCCATTGTATCTAAGAAAGATTATACATTCATAATAATTGCGGTCATTGCGGGAAAGACTACTTGAGAATCTACAGAGGTGTTAATTTCTCAATCAAGTTCTGGATGTAATCCTTCAAGTCTTATAAATGTTGTCACTTACAGTTTTAGCTGGCATTCTTTGGTTTTCTGCTCTATGTGAGAAGTGTATTTGATCAAGGAGGAGGCATGATCATAGGAGGTCAAACTATGTCAGAAAATACAGGGAGACAATTTACACAGGCTCCAAAGAGCTCACATTAATTCACAAACATTGGTGACTTAGAGTTTGTAACCAGGTACTGTTTGTTTGCTATTGGACTGCAGCGTTCAAGGAATATCAAATATCACTGGTATCCAAATAAGAGCCAAATAGACACGAGTCAGTATAATACTATCTATTATTGAAATATGGAAATGGTAACAATAGTGAATGTAGTTGCGTATTTAATAGAAATGAGATGATAATCTCATTAAGGTCCTTTGAATAATGAAACAGgaatatttttatacttgattATATAGAAACACAATTTAGTTGGAGGAACTTAATCCTTAGAAAAACAGGCTATCGTGAATCCTGAAAATGTGTGTACATTCTAAGAATTCAGAGGATAAACAAGGCAAGGGTGATACTTAGCATTAATTTCAGGTTGCTCTCATGTTGAGCTTTAAGTAAAATGAAGTATTTCCTCTTAGAGTTTCagctatttaaaatattcatgagaGACCAGTAACATGTTACTTTGCTACTAGATTCTCTAATTCTAAGAAATCACATTGTAAATTTCCTATGTCTTTTGCCTAAAAAAATAGGATGGAAACTAAATGCTTTGCATATCATCACTTtaactggaattttatttaaaaaaacacttcattTGTCAAAATATAAAGCAACATAAGCTGAACGCTTTAATCTAAAATTTCCAGAGTTACCCATACTGTTCTTTACAAGCTAGTCTTTACCTGTTATAAAggtaaagtaaatttaaaaagattttgggAAAATTAATTAAAGTTTACCTAATAAGTGGATTGAAAGGAGGGAAGTTTTGAGAAGGAAATATTGTTCTGACTGGTCATTTGGGTCACATGGCCCAATGTGGGAAGATAATTTTTACTATGTTAGAAATATGTCTTGGGAAAGGTATAATGTGTTCTACCATGAACGTTTTCTGGTTTGTCTATAAAATTAATATTGGACTAAAAACccaatagtttttttaaagtacttctaTGGTTTAGAATTTATCAATTATTGCCATTGAACTAATTTCTAATTgaacagtgttttaaaatttttattcataatcacaTGACTATATCAGCTTTTCATGACACCATAGATATCTACTGAATTGGTTTTAAttctgtcactcaaaataaaaaagggtGCAGTAACTAGAAATGCTATGACAAAACACAGCTCCCTAAATGAGTGGTAAAAtgatcatttgtaaaataaatattcacaccCCTAATGAATACACTAGATGGCTCACATTCCATTTAGTAGCATAATAATCCCACCAAAAAGGAAGGAGTAATGACTTATCTGGGGTTGCTAAGAGTAGACCAGAATCACTCAGgataataaatttgaataaatctcatccttcttccccacctcacgcacatacacacacacacacacacacacacacacacacacactccctcatGTATAAACCAGGCTGTTACAAGACAACAACCTGTAAAAATGATGTTGGGTAGCTTTTACAATGTATTAAGGGCTGTAAAggtttaatgaaaacaaataggCAAAACCAGAACAAAACCATACTTAAATACCTGCATATATTTGGGCCAAGATTTTGACTAGTAATTGATAAGGGCAGATTATagtattttctgtgtgtttcagTGTGAgacaattctattttatttcatttttaaacatttttctcagtGGGAGAATGAAAATACATTATTAGATGGTCTTTAtgcaattgtttttgttttttttgtttttgtttttttttttagtagatgGCTTTGGCAGTGTTACCCATGCATGTTAACTATAAATCATTGTGCTCAATTAAGCCCAAGTTAGGGAGCATAttggaaatatctttttcccTCCCATTCAAATtggttttcttgatgttttctttttttatgagagGGCACTACATACATAAAAAAGAGTTACCAATCAGCCTTTGTGCAGTCAGGCCTAGAAGACAATGCAAATCACACCTCCGGTGGGGGAcagaattttgttgttttggagtgttttgttttgttttgtttgaactCCAGAATTCAAAAACACCTTTCGGATCTTTTCCCCCTATCCTACCTTTGATGTAAAAACGCTGTCCGATTAAATGTCCACTTAGAAGGTTTCTCTTGGAGTTCGTGGGTCAGAGAATTCGTAATGGGCACAAATGACGGATCTAGAAACTTCAGCGCAAATTGTGACCTGGAGAGGAGCATGAGTACACAGACAAACGTGCTGGCCTCAGCTGGGGGAAGCCAACGTAGCCATTAAAGTCCAGGCGGCTGGGGGCGGCGCGCGCGTGTGGGGTGAGGGGTGCACCTGGCACACGCACTGGCTCCGTCCCGCCCCAGAGCCCCTCTCATTTGGCCCACTTCCTGCTCCCACACACACCcggggggaagaaggaaaagtaggGAAATCCGCCTCCATTGTCCATCCCTCCGGGTGCGGGAGAGACCATAAAATGGCCGTCTCGCGGAGAGCAGGGCGGGAGCCCGGCGCACTGCTGGAGCCAGACGCGCCGGGAGGACCAAGGAGTCAGCACCGCGGACAGCGGCCGCGCCTCCGCTATTCCGACCCGCGACGCCCCGGCTGTCCGGGT
This DNA window, taken from Neofelis nebulosa isolate mNeoNeb1 chromosome 11, mNeoNeb1.pri, whole genome shotgun sequence, encodes the following:
- the ST8SIA3 gene encoding sia-alpha-2,3-Gal-beta-1,4-GlcNAc-R:alpha 2,8-sialyltransferase isoform X1, whose protein sequence is MRNCKMARVASVLGLVMLSVALLILSLISYVSLKKENIFTTPKYANPGAPRMYMFHAGFRSQFALKFLDPSFVPITNSLTHELQEKPSKWTFNRTAFLHQRQEILQHVDVIKNFSLTKNSVRIGQLMHYDYSSHKYVFSISNNFRSLLPDVSPIVNKHFNICAVVGNSGILTGSRCGQEIDKSDFVFRCNFAPTEAFQRDVGRKTNLTTFNPSILEKYYNNLLTIQDRNNFFLSLKKLDGAILWIPAFFFHTSATVTRTLVDFFVEHRGQLKVQLAWPGNIMQHVNRYWKNKHLSPKRLSTGILMYTLASAMCEEIHLYGFWPFGFDPNTREDLPYHYYDKKGTKFTTKWQESHQLPAEFQLLYRMHGEGLTKLTLSHCA
- the ST8SIA3 gene encoding sia-alpha-2,3-Gal-beta-1,4-GlcNAc-R:alpha 2,8-sialyltransferase isoform X2, producing MLLSRSQFALKFLDPSFVPITNSLTHELQEKPSKWTFNRTAFLHQRQEILQHVDVIKNFSLTKNSVRIGQLMHYDYSSHKYVFSISNNFRSLLPDVSPIVNKHFNICAVVGNSGILTGSRCGQEIDKSDFVFRCNFAPTEAFQRDVGRKTNLTTFNPSILEKYYNNLLTIQDRNNFFLSLKKLDGAILWIPAFFFHTSATVTRTLVDFFVEHRGQLKVQLAWPGNIMQHVNRYWKNKHLSPKRLSTGILMYTLASAMCEEIHLYGFWPFGFDPNTREDLPYHYYDKKGTKFTTKWQESHQLPAEFQLLYRMHGEGLTKLTLSHCA